The Syngnathus typhle isolate RoL2023-S1 ecotype Sweden linkage group LG6, RoL_Styp_1.0, whole genome shotgun sequence genome has a window encoding:
- the lrrc51 gene encoding leucine rich repeat containing 51, protein MMYGAPVDLSFKDISNLEDTQLEEPSKGLRPLKTNSVGKFQSVSLRLNNNNITNLYDLHKTMNHFLAEPSLLAWLDLSFNHITNIDKVLCELLQLRVLYLHGNRIFTLSEVDKLQGLPHLHTITLHGNIIETNKAYRTHVISTLRGLKTMDFSVVTPQERALAQIWHRSNKPGKRNKQTLQ, encoded by the exons ATGATGTATGGAGCTCCAGTGGATTTATCTTTTAAAGACATTAGCAACTTGGAAG ATACGCAGTTAGAAGAACCAAGCAAAGGTCTGCGGCCTTTAAAGACAAATTCAGTGGGGAAATTCCAAAGTGTCTCCCTTCGacttaataacaataatattacaAACCTCTATGACCTTCACAAAACCATGAACCATTTCTTGGCTGAACCTTCACTGCTCGCCTGGCTGGACCTTTCATTCAACCACATCACAAATATAGACAAA GTTTTGTGTGAGCTGCTTCAACTAAGGGTGCTGTATCTTCACGGCAACCGTATTTTTACTCTATCAGAGGTAGACAAGCTACAAGGTCTTCCACATCTACACACCATCACCCTACATGGAAACATCATTGAAACAAACAAGGCCTAcag gaCTCATGTGATATCTACCCTGCGTGGATTAAAGACGATGGACTTCAGTGTTGTGACCCCTCAAGAGCGAGCTTTGGCACAAATATGGCACCGCAGCAACAAGCCAGGTAAACGAAATAAGCAAACGCTTCAGTGA
- the LOC133156070 gene encoding uncharacterized protein LOC133156070, producing the protein MDGAVVERVSSTRFLGVHISEDLSWPTNTASLAKKAQCRLYFLRKLRRASAPPAVMTTFYRGTIESVLSSCIAVWGGSCTEYNMKALQRVVNTAGKIIGASLPSLKDIYTSHLTRKATTIVSDPMTKRWPPCCCCYISFRHHQGDQNVQKSAPLTQLRDLSSFISLEEHLQNQQSQQPYLLAVGRQKRKIDNFYVFMDKRLIPCQANRSLGAFDELFKAHFVFNVSYDGALVNFYTFLQTTVYNIDMGKNGVTKPSRLESQTP; encoded by the exons atggacggtgctgtggtggagagagtgagcagcaccagattcctgggggtgcacatcagtgaggacctctcctggcccaccaacactgcatcactggcgaagaaagctcagtgccgcctgtacttcctgcggaaactcaggcgagcaagtgctcccccggccgtcatgactacattctaccgtggcaccattgagagcgtcctctccagttgtatcgctgtctggggtggtagctgcactgaatacaacatgaaggccctgcagcgcgtagtgaacacggctggtaagattattggtgcttcactcccctccctgaaggacatttacacctcccatctcacccgcaaggcgaccacgattgtgagtgat CCTATGACCAAGAGATGGCCTCCCTGTTGCTGCTGTTACATCTCCTTCCGCCACCACCAGGGGGatcaaaatgtccaaaaatcAGCGCCTCTGACGCAGTTGAGAGACTTGTCATCTTTCATAAG TTTGGAAGAACATCTTCAGAATCAGCAGAGCCAGCAGCCGTACCTCCTGGCTGTTGGCCGCCAGAAGAGGAAGATTGACAACTTCTATGTCTTCATGGACAAGCGTCTCATCCCCTGCCAGGCCAACCGCTCCCTTGGGGCATTTGATGAGCTTTTTAAAGCTCATTTTGTGTTCAATGTGTCTTATGATGGTGCGCTTGTGAATTTTTATACCTTTCTGCAGACAACAGTGTATAACATTGATATGGGGAAAAATGGAGTCACCAAGCCTTCGAGACTTGAGAGCCAAACTCCTTAA